TATGGCCGGATGAAATCCGTAAAATCTGTAGAGATCATAACATCCATTTATTGTGAGACATTATGACTAAAACAACCATGTTGCTGGCCTGTCCGGAGTGTGGCGCTGAAAGTCCATACGACGTCTGGCAAAGCATTAATACGGCCGAAAATCCCCAAGCACGCGAAGATGTTTTAAACGGGAAAATAAACGTCTTTGAATGCCCCAAATGCGGGACCCGCTCCATGGTCCCCTCATCCCTTTTATATCACGATCCTGACCGGAAAATTATTGCCCAGTATTACCCGCCGGAGAGCATGAAAGAGACTCATTTTTTCGATCAATTCGATGCTGAAGGACGTATTACGCTTCCCATTCCAGAAAAACAACGGGAAAATATGCCCGCATATTTGAATAATATTCATGTAACTTTCACCATGCCGGAACTGATCCTTTACATTCGTTTCCGTGAACAATTATTCATTGAACAGCGTCAAAAAAAAGTGGACGCGTCAAAGCGGTAAACACTTCCAGGCGCCACATGAAATGATGAATCAGATCTTTTAAACAATCTTAATGGATTTGATATATTATTTCATTCGAATATTTTTGAGTATTGCCCCCCACCCCGGGGGGTAAGATACACTGTTCGGAGAAAAACGTCAAGATTATATTATTATTTATATAATTTAATGTGAATAAATAGCTGCTGAACAGACAAATTATTTATCGTTATATTATTTATTTAAGTCTAATGTTGCATGCATGTTATCCTGCTTATCCAGATCTTTCTTCTTAAAACTCAGGATGAGTTTCTGGAATCCATAGCGAAAGGATGTGTTCCCATATCCTGACGGGATTTCCAAAGCATATTGATTGTCAGGGTCGATTTCTTTCGGACTGATCCATTCCAGTGTTTTCTGAAACATATCGGTGACAGGGGTTATGGCTTTGGACAGTTTTTCCCCTGCTTTCCGCCTGAGTGCTCCGAATATTTTATCCCGGATATCTTTGGTAATATTTTTTGCAGAGTTAAAGACAAAGTGCGGATCCGGAGACAACTCCTTATCAGAAGCTATCACCGTTTTCTTACAATAGTTTTCTGTTATATAAGAAATCCGTGTCAACATCACGGCATTGACATATCCGTCAATCAGGGAGGCAGAGACTTTATTGAAAAAGGGAATTGCTTTCATTCCATCCGTAGCAAATCGGGAAAAAATTTCCTGTGTGGCATATTCCGCCGCTTCGGAACCTCCGACAGCCATTGCCAGGTAAATCTTTTTCAGAATAATCAGAAGGTCTTTATTAGATACCCGGCCATTATACAGAATAAAGATTTCCTTAATATGATGGATAGATGAAGAAATAATCAACAGGGAATCCAGGAAACCGTTCTGGGCAATTGTCGTTGAA
Above is a genomic segment from Candidatus Neomarinimicrobiota bacterium containing:
- a CDS encoding CpXC domain-containing protein, giving the protein MTKTTMLLACPECGAESPYDVWQSINTAENPQAREDVLNGKINVFECPKCGTRSMVPSSLLYHDPDRKIIAQYYPPESMKETHFFDQFDAEGRITLPIPEKQRENMPAYLNNIHVTFTMPELILYIRFREQLFIEQRQKKVDASKR